One window from the genome of Schistocerca piceifrons isolate TAMUIC-IGC-003096 chromosome 1, iqSchPice1.1, whole genome shotgun sequence encodes:
- the LOC124709495 gene encoding uncharacterized protein LOC124709495, with the protein MQALLLFTVVSLAAMAASEAPSTNYGAPLRQSQRLQTQPQQQPQAFAQSQAQPAFAAPQSFSGFSAAVFRPQFFIPQQDSSRLTDIYRLPSFTTVAPTTTEAATTTTEAPTTTVSAPYNYENAALREAEESGVYYVLQPDGRLQRIAYAHGPAPVSAAPQQQRAASSELSTLQQPALTPGYLARFQYQDLHPADAPIYSYKQPELVRIN; encoded by the exons ATGCAG GCCCTACTGCTCTTCACTGTAGTGTCGCTAGCGGCGATGGCAGCGAGTGAAGCACCCTCCACCAACTACGGAGCGCCCCTCCGCCAGTCTCAGCGTCTCCAGACTCAGCCGCAGCAACAGCCACAGGCATTCGCCCAGTCACAGGCTCAGCCGGCATTCGCGGCTCCACAGTCCTTCTCTGGATTCTCTGCGGCCGTCTTCCGGCCGCAGTTCTTCATTCCGCAGCAGGACTCGTCCCGTCTGACGGACATCTACCGCCTGCCTAGCTTCACTACTGTCGCCCCCACCACGACTGAGGCTGCCACAACCACTACTGAGGCCCCCACCACTACTGTGTCAGCTCCTTACAAC TACGAGAACGCAGCACTCCGTGAGGCGGAGGAGAGCGGCGTGTACTACGTGCTGCAGCCAGACGGCCGCCTGCAGCGCATCGCCTACGCCCACGGTCCCGCCCCAGTCTCCGCCGCCCCCCAGCAGCAGCGCGCCGCCTCCAGTGAACTGTCTACCCTGCAGCAGCCAGCGCTCACCCCCGGCTACCTGGCGCGCTTCCAGTACCAGGACCTGCATCCTGCCGACGCTCCCATCTACTCTTACAAACAACCAGAGCTTGTGCGCATCAACTAG